The genomic DNA TACATTCTTTTGCAAAATATCTTTAATTTCCTGAAAGTTATCTTCCTTTGAAatcattatatttaaataaattacaaggAAAACTTCACAACTTTCATTGCTTTTATAATTTCCCcctcaaacctttttttttgtaaaaaaaaaaaaaaaaaaaaatctcttaattttatgtattgaattttttttttttaaaaaaataatttcaccGTCTCGTTAAGATTTGAGGTTAAATTAGACGGTTGAATAACTATTATACCCTAGTAAACTTaatgaaattacaaaataaatacccttaaattacaattttaccccTACCCCTATGAACTACAGCGCCTTGGCACTtttccccatgaactaccaattaTAACACTTGacctcatcaaactaccatcttatgataaaaagtttcattccgtcagtcaaatgggttaaaattgacggttagtggtcatgtgcaagtcatgtgctattttaaatttttttcttccacttttgccctcatgaaaagatatttttatgtgttggattagggtttaggaagGTATAAGCATCATTTTCTCTGTCTGCAGTGAGGgtaaaagtggaagaaaaaaattttaaatggcacatgacttgcacatgatcGTTAACTGTCAATTTTAACGTTTTTGACTGACGGAAAGAGGCCTTTTGTCattaaatggtagtttgatggggtcaagTGTCATAGTTGGTTGCTCATGGAGGAAAGTGCCAATGTATTGTAGTTCATagggcaaaaggtaattaccccataataatataatatcttctagaaattgaattttttttgcgTGGCACTTAATTTCAGCATTCTGTATTTGCCCTTTGGACAAATTAATACCCATTTTTCGGCTAAATTAATGTTTCCTATTCAAGGTTTACATCATACGAATATGTTGGCATCTAAaattatacctttttttttttaattttttaacaaggaatctgttattatttaaattactaaattaaGCATCTTAGATACCAATTactaagtaatttttttttttttataattactttACTGTTTTCGACCAAAACTTGTTGAATATTCATTACTAATCTAATCACATTAATTCGATTATGAATGAATACAGCTAATTAAGCTAATCAAATCTATCAAGATCGAGATAAGCAACGAAATTCATGGCATTTGTTGCTGCGTGGCCAGTAGCTTTCCACATCTATGggacttttttcattttttattatcataggttttgtttttgtttttcgcAGGCGTACGTGACTGTgacattatatttttcttttttcttttttctggacACGTGCAGCTAACATAAGTATACTCATATGTCGGCttagaaaaagaacaagaaaagagaaggtAAACTCATGTAATTGATTGCAATAGGCTGTCTTATCCATATACTGTCGATCCCCTTTGatatatatgaatgaatttGGATTGCTTTAATTGGAAGCAATATATGAGGAATCTAGGTCATTTGTCCAACGTCCTTTAAGCTTAGAGTAATGGGTTAAAGAAATgctatataaaatatttttatttcataatatattaatattgatggGCGgtcatatataattaatttgaatatatatatatatattcagagtAATACTACACTCTAGATAAACATCTCACATATATTCTACAAGGTTATGTGGTAATgtctaataattattagatatttcatttttttaagaatggtTGATCTAAGGGATATTAGACCTTGTCATGTCACCTTTGTGAAATATTTATGGGATCTTTATGTAGTAtgcatagcattactctatttttcttttaaaacaataattgaTCATGATAAGCTAAACTGGCACATCattattatgaaataattgtaagataaaaatgtaattttagcATTACTCAGTTAACTATCTTTGGTTAAGTTTCTAGTCTCCTAAAAaattctatctctctctctttatatatatggggtccctatatatatatatatatgtaacttGATCACATGGTAGAAGTACTCTTgacttttcaacttttttgatttgaaatttcaCATTTTGCTAAGATCATAGGGATCTTGAGAATCCTAGTCAATTGAACTGAGATATATGAATTGATTTCATCAGCCTTTTTATGATGGCGTGTGGATGATGAGGTTGAAGAGGTTGGTGAAACTAAAACTTGATCATCAAACTGATTAATTAACTTGTAACATCCGTTCTCTGCACAAGTCTTTTaattcatcttttattttcacttgAGACATGATAGAATCTATAATATAAAAGCATATTAATGTAAaagtaatattagaaattaaaaaatatatttttattctgtaACTATTCCACAATAAAAAAAGTTAGTTGAAAGAATATTATTGTgcgataaaaatgtaatatatagcattactcttaatctTAACATAAACATTAGTCAAGTAAATGAGTATTTTAAActagcattattattattattattttggtttgagTACACTCACACAAATTAATGAAGTAGAAAGCATTCCTAAAACTAGGACTTGGAACAAGGAGGCATATATTTAGGAGGTGGGCGGATGCTTGTTGCATTGGTGCGCCCATTCTTCACTATCAGCACAGTATTCATACCCCAGCTCGCGTGCCTTTCCAAATGACAATGCATAAACCAGACACCtgaaaaaacacatatttaacGTTAATCACCCTATTCATTGTAAATCTAAAGTAATTTTCAGCTTAATTAACTTCAACAAAGAGTTTTCCGTCTTCGTATTAGGGACAGCATATTAGGAACGACAAATTGTTGTTGCTAATCGGAGGTCATCAgcaacattaatttttgagtcATTATCATTGATAACGTGATCGTTAAAGACCATTTTTCTTATAGTGTGAATAAAGAACGTACCGGGATTATCAGCGATGAATCTGATTGTAACCCATCCATTCTTAGGAACTCCAACTGTATTAACTTCTGGTGGATCAATGAGATTATAAGACTTGGGATCAGTCTTTTTGTTGAAATTCCCAGAGCCTGTCCCGACCACATAGAAGCTATAACCATGGAGATGCATAGGATGATTCTCTGCTGCCCCAACATTAGTCCCTTGATACACTATCTCAACAGCATCATTGTAATTTACTATCAAGGCCTTCGTCCCTAAGCTTGGATAAATTGTATTGTTCCCCACATCTCCCGTGAAGTTGAAATAATAAGGTGGCTGCGTCGGGAAATTGCCGCTGTAAACCTTGGGAAGATTTCTGTAAAAAGGTTATTAGAGATGCTACAAattaatgtattaattaaattactaaattcacttttttttttattcgcttaagtttttaagataaatgataaTGGTATCACGGTCAAAATCTGTAATGATCTAGAAAAAATTAATGCTTATCACATTTGTACTATCATTCCaaaaaaactaatcaatttgaagctttccTATAATCACtttataaaactcaattttatCTAATGAGTGTTGGACAACTTCTCTATCTAGTGTGGGACCCAGGCAGGGGCGAAAAGAACACACATAATTGGAGGACAAGtttaaaaatctttaaaaaacacTGTTATGTATGAAACAAGTTTTTCTTCTGGGCAAAACTAGTACAAGGTTTGGGGGCTTGAGTCCCCCAAGAATTTAAAACACccatcaaaaaatatattttttatgaggtaggatctcaaaaatttatttacaccccttcaattttattctttatttttagttttgtcctcCTCTAACTCAAAGTTCTGATTCAGTCCCCTCCCTTGAAAGGTCACGTCATGTTGTGTTGACAGTGTTGTAAAACGTTATTAAGTTAttttaataccatttgtaacgatcTACGAAGAAGCATCAATCCCATGTCCACTACTATTACCCTTAAAGAAATTAGGCAGATGCGCCCAGTATTTTTCCTGTGACAATACATTGCCACCATGATTTAAATGGAACAGGGGAGAATATACCTGTAATACGCTTGGAGTATATCAATTGTTGGGGTCTGAAAACTTATATTACTCAAGCTTGCTGATAGCCTGTTACCATCCGGGCCTGAACATGATGCATTGGGGCAGTAAATCTGATTTACAGAAACAGTAATAAAGATACTTCTGGTGATACTTCGCGGCACATTGACAGGGTGAGCTTTGCTTGCTAAGCTCCTCAAGCGCTTTGTAAAGTTTTCTGCAGCAGTTTTGTTATTGTAAGTAGGAAGCGTTGGGAAGGGAATAGATGATGGGGGTTTATAATTGCCATTGTACTGCAGAATGGCCGTTGTGGTGGTGTTGTCAAAGGGAGCAGTGGAGTCGGCAAAAGGAGTTGAAACAATGTAATAGCGGCTGGGAGACTGGTTTGTTGTCACCAAAACATCCATTGTTTGCCCCGGGCTTATCATGAGGTAATCTGCGGTTATTTGTTTGGTGTATGAAGCATCGGTTGCTACCAGTGTGAG from Corylus avellana chromosome ca6, CavTom2PMs-1.0 includes the following:
- the LOC132184370 gene encoding laccase-14-like, yielding MEILRFLALILLLNASLRCIAQAKVLHYDFVLKEAKFTKLCSTKSILTVNDTFPRPTIRVNKGDTAFVTVHNQGKYGVTIHWHGVRQPRNPWSDGPENITQCPIPPKSSFTQEIIFSTEEGTLWWHAHSDWTRATVHGAIIISPAPKTTYPFPKPYAEETIILGEWYKGDVMAIIDEALATGGDPNVSDAFTINGQPGDLYNCSSATTYRLKVDAGKTYLLRIINSIMNEEQFFGIAKHKLTLVATDASYTKQITADYLMISPGQTMDVLVTTNQSPSRYYIVSTPFADSTAPFDNTTTTAILQYNGNYKPPSSIPFPTLPTYNNKTAAENFTKRLRSLASKAHPVNVPRSITRSIFITVSVNQIYCPNASCSGPDGNRLSASLSNISFQTPTIDILQAYYRNLPKVYSGNFPTQPPYYFNFTGDVGNNTIYPSLGTKALIVNYNDAVEIVYQGTNVGAAENHPMHLHGYSFYVVGTGSGNFNKKTDPKSYNLIDPPEVNTVGVPKNGWVTIRFIADNPGVWFMHCHLERHASWGMNTVLIVKNGRTNATSIRPPPKYMPPCSKS